GGAAGCCGACCCCCTGCACCACCCCCTCGACGCGCAACCGCCGTCGCACCGTGCTGTCCTGGTCCGTCACCGGCGCACCTCCGAGGTCGGGCGACGCCTCCGGCGCGCCGCAGGGGCGGCCCCGGACCGTCGCAGGGTCCTTCGCTACCCTCCCCATCGTGGAGCGCGGAGAGCCGGCGCGCCCCGTCCAAGCGGCGGCCGCGCGCATCGAGCGGGCCACTGGCTGGCGCGTCGACGTCGAGGTGGTCCAACCGCTGCTGCGCGCCGTGCACGGGGACCTCGACGGGGTGGATGCCGTGGCCCGAGGTGTGGCCGACCAGACCGAGCTGCTTGCCCGCCCCTTCCGCCCGCTCGACGCGCTGGCCCCGGCCTGCGCGCGGGCCCCCGCCGGCGCCCCCGGCGACGCGGTCGTCGTCGCCCTGCTGCACGCCATCGGCGCCGAGGACCCCCTCGCCCTCCGCGCCGCCCTCGAGGACCTCGACGGCAGCGACGCGGCGTGCACCGCCGCGCTCGATGCGGGGCTCCTACGGCGGGTCCCCGGCGGGGTGGCGCCGGCCGACCCGGCCGTCGCCGCCCGGACGTGGGTCGACGCGACCGACGAGCAGCGGACCCGCGCCCTCGCGGCGCTGGCCTCCAGGACGCCCGACCCCGAGGCCCGGGCCTGGTACGACGCTTGGGCCGCCACCGGACCCGACGCGGGGTGCGCCCAGGCGCTCGTCGCGGCCGGCGAACGGGCCCTCGGTGGGGGCCGCGCGGTGCGCGCCGGCTCCGCCTACGAGGTCGCGGCCGCGCTGCACCCGGATCCGGGCGCAGCCGACGCCCTCGCCGTGCGGGCCGCCGAGGTCTTCTTCGTCGCCGGCCTGCTACGCCACGCCCTCGCCCTGCTCCGCCGCCGGGCGGACGAGACCCGCGACCCCGCCACCCTCGCCACGGTGCACCGCATGGTCGGGCGGGTGCTGCTGTTCGAGGGCGAGCTCGCCGACGCCGAGGCCCACCTCCTGGCCCACGCCGGTCCGGTGGCGGCGCGCCACGCCGACCTGGGCCTGCTCCTGCGCGCCGAGGCCCTCTGGGTCCGGGCGGTCGACGGCCGCCTCGCCACGGCCCTGCCCCTGATCGCGGAGGGCGGACCGCCGGACGACGACTCCCCGCGCTTCGTGAAGGCGTGCTGGACCGGCCTCCGCAACATGCTTGGCACCGGCGTGGAGCGGACCGAGCTGGAGGAGCGCGCCGCCGAGTTCAGGGCCATGCCGGCCGATGACCCCGAGGCGACGATGGTCGGCTACGTCATCCTCCACGCCGCCATGCTGATGGACGCTCGCGACATCGCCGACGAGGTGCTCGAGGTGCTGCGCCACCGCCAGGTGCGGGAGGGCGCAGCGGCCAACCGGGCCTTGGTGCTGGCCGGCGCGTCCGAGCTGGCGTGGTGGCGGGGCGACTGGGCCCTCGCCCGGTCCTCGGCCCAGGAGGCCCTCGACCTGGCCAGCCTCCGGGGCGACACGATCAGCCCGGCCCGGGCGGTGCTCACCCTCGCCCGGTGCTTCTACGCCGGGGACGGGGCGGCGGCGGCGGACGAGCTCCTCGAGCGCTACCTGCCCAGCGTCCCCGGCTGGTCCCACCCGGCCCTGCTCGCAGCCCGGGGCCACGGGCACCTGGTGCGCGGCCGCACCGACCAGGCGGTGGCCGAGCTCCGAGCCGCCATCGAGGCCGAGACCCAGCCCGAGTCCGGGCTCCCGCACGCCAAGATGAGCGCCGCCGGCGGCGACCACGTCACCGCCCTCGTGCTCGCCGGGCGCCTCGACGAGGCCGCATCGTTCCTCGATCGGTGGCGCAGCGACCCCGGGGCGTCGGGACGGTGGGCGCAGGGGGCGGCCCGCCGCTGCGACGCTCTGCTCCTCGAGGGTGAGGAGGCCGATGACGCGACGGCGGAGGCGGTCGCCCTGCTCCAGGACTTCCCGCTCGAGCAGGGCCGGGCGCTGCTCGAGCAGGGCTGGCGCCAGCTCCACGGCCACGACGCCGAGGCCGCCCTCTCGTCGTTCCGGGCCGCGCTCCGTCGGTTCGTCGGGCTGGGCGCCACCGCATGGGCCCGACAGGCCGAGGCCGGCCTCGCCGACCCGGCCATCAGCGACGACGGGGTCCGCCACGCCCTGGGGCGGCTCTCGCCCCAGGAGCGCCAGCTCGTCGGGCTCGTGGCCGAGGGGCTCACCAACCGGGAGGTGGCGACCGCGCTCCACCTGTCACCCAAGACCGTCGAGAACCGGCTCACGGGGATCTACGCCGCGCTCGGGGTGCGCAGCCGGGTCGACCTGGTGCGTCGGGTGGGAGAGGGGCGGGGGGGTCCCCTCCGGAACCAGGGGGACATCCCTCTACCGGGGCGATCGGCGACTCCGTAGGTTCCCCGCCGCTCGCCAACGGGCGGGCGGACGTGCGACCCACGGAGCGGACGATGAGACGGAACCTGCTGGCCCTCCTGTGCGCCCTGGCCCTCGCTGCCGGGGCCTGCGGCGACGACGACGGCGGGGGTGACGATGCCGAGGGCGGTGCGGAGCGCGAGGCCACGGTCACCGCGATCATGGACTCCACCGGAGCCAGCGAGGACGAGGCCGACTGCATCGTCGACGGCGCCGTCGAGGAGTTCGGCGACGAGGCCCTGGACCCCGCCTTCCAGCCCGGACCGGAGCAGGAGGAGGCCTTCACGGCTCTCTACTCCGAGTGCGGCGTGGACCTCGGGGGCTGAGGGTCGATGGTGCCCACCACCCGCACGATGCGGACCCGCCTCCTGGTGACGGCGGTGGCCACGGCCCTCCTCGTCGCGTCCTGCGGAGGCGACGGGGGAGGTGAGGACGCCACGGCGGACGCGGTCGCGGCCGACACCCCCACGGCCGACGCCGGCGCCGCCGACGAGGGCGGTGACGCCGAGGATGCCGACGAGGGCGGGGACGCCGACGGCGCCGGGACCGGTGACGAGGCGGTCGAGGGCTGCCCCGAGGAGACCCGTCTCGGCGTCACCGTCGAGACGACCTACGAGGGCGACCGTGAGGTGGTCCCGGCCGACACGGCCTTCCCCGCCGGCCACTTCACCTTCGACCTCGACGGCTCGGGCTACGGCCCGATCCTCCACGGCGTGCTGTCGACGGCGGGCGATGAGGACGCCGAGTCCCTCGCCGTCGGGGAGCCCGACCCGCCCGAGGCGGGCACCTTCCGCGTCCTCGTCCTCCTCGAGGGCCCGCCGGAGGGCACGACCGAGCCCCCTCTAGGCGTCTACGACGTCACCTACGAGGACGGGACGGTGGACGCCACCGAGGGCATGGGCCTGGCCGAGCTCGACGTGCAGGAGGGCGACGGCCAGCTCCAGGCCGGGAACTTCAACGAGCTGGAGATCACCCACGTCGGCGAGGGGCTGATCTGCGGGGAGATCCGCCCCGTCGACCGCAGCGAAGAGACGTCCCAGGCGCCCACCACGATCGAGGGCGAGTTCGTGGCCACCTACTCCGAGCAGCCCTGAGGCGGACCGGCCCCCGGTGCGGGCGAGGGCCGGTCGTCCCGGGCGGCGGTCCGACGTCGGGGTGGCCTCCGGCGCGCAGAGGCAGGGCCGCACCGCAGTCTGGCGGGAGAGCGGCCACGGGAGCGCCGGCACGGCCGGTCCCGGTCGCCGGTAGCGTGGCGGCCATGTCGTCGAGCTTCCGCTACAGCCGGTGGGACGGCACCCAGAAGGGCTTCGAGTTCGACGCCGACGACGTGCTGGGCGAGGTCACCGACGACCTGCTGTACCACGGCGACCTGAACGCCTCCCTCCGGCGCCTCATGCAGCAGGGCTTCACCGACCGCGACGGGGAGCAGGTGCAGGGCATCCGCGACCTCATCGAGCGCCTCCGCGAGGCCCGCCGGGAGCGGCTGGAGCAGCACGACCTGGGCGGGGCCTACGAGGACATCGCCCAGCGCCTCCGCGACGTCATCGAGAAGGACGCCGAGGCCATCGACGACTTCGAGCAGGAGGCGCGCGACTCGGGCGACGCCCGCCGCCAGGAGCTCACCGAGGAGGTGGCCCAGCAGCGTCGCGACGACCTGGCCGCCCTCCCCCCGGACCTGGCCGGCCAGGTGCGGGCCCTGCAGGAGCACGACTTCACCTCCGACGAGGCCCGCGACCAGTTCGACTCCCTCATGGACGAGCTCCGCCAGGAGATGGTCGACTCCTGGTTCGGCGGGATGTCCGAGGCCATGGCGAACCCGGACCCCGAGCAGATGGCCCGGGTCAAGGACATGCTGGCCGAGCTCAACGAGATGCTCTCCCAGCGGGCGGCGGGCCAGGAGCCCGACTTCGACGGGTTCATGGAGCGCTACGGCGACATGTTCCCGGAGAACCCGAGGGACCTCGACGAGCTGCTGGAGGCCATGGCCCAGCGCATGGCGGCCATGCAGTCGATGCTCGCCTCCATGA
Above is a window of Iamia majanohamensis DNA encoding:
- a CDS encoding helix-turn-helix transcriptional regulator, with amino-acid sequence MERGEPARPVQAAAARIERATGWRVDVEVVQPLLRAVHGDLDGVDAVARGVADQTELLARPFRPLDALAPACARAPAGAPGDAVVVALLHAIGAEDPLALRAALEDLDGSDAACTAALDAGLLRRVPGGVAPADPAVAARTWVDATDEQRTRALAALASRTPDPEARAWYDAWAATGPDAGCAQALVAAGERALGGGRAVRAGSAYEVAAALHPDPGAADALAVRAAEVFFVAGLLRHALALLRRRADETRDPATLATVHRMVGRVLLFEGELADAEAHLLAHAGPVAARHADLGLLLRAEALWVRAVDGRLATALPLIAEGGPPDDDSPRFVKACWTGLRNMLGTGVERTELEERAAEFRAMPADDPEATMVGYVILHAAMLMDARDIADEVLEVLRHRQVREGAAANRALVLAGASELAWWRGDWALARSSAQEALDLASLRGDTISPARAVLTLARCFYAGDGAAAADELLERYLPSVPGWSHPALLAARGHGHLVRGRTDQAVAELRAAIEAETQPESGLPHAKMSAAGGDHVTALVLAGRLDEAASFLDRWRSDPGASGRWAQGAARRCDALLLEGEEADDATAEAVALLQDFPLEQGRALLEQGWRQLHGHDAEAALSSFRAALRRFVGLGATAWARQAEAGLADPAISDDGVRHALGRLSPQERQLVGLVAEGLTNREVATALHLSPKTVENRLTGIYAALGVRSRVDLVRRVGEGRGGPLRNQGDIPLPGRSATP